Proteins from a single region of Chryseobacterium sp. W4I1:
- a CDS encoding ATP-dependent Clp protease ATP-binding subunit: MDYKFSQGLSQVFKQSKSEAKRLKSEFLNTEHLLLGIIKTENSAKEILQNLNADLTQIRRKIETLNTTSLNPISEEVTNISFTKMADHAIKRAELECRQYKSNEINTVHLLLGILYKYEDPTSNILGAYDIDYEGVSREYQTMLKNSGQAPQMSAYDDDDEREDFEQMRKPSGNLGSAKSKTPTLDNFGRDLTSLARDGKLDPVIGREKEIERVSQILSRRKKNNPLLIGEPGVGKSAIAEGLALRIQQKKVSRVLYGKRVITLDLASLVAGTKYRGQFEERMKAIMTELEKNRDVILFIDELHTIVGAGSSTGSLDASNMFKPALARGEIQCIGATTLDEYRQYIEKDGALERRFQKVMVEPTNIEETIQILNQIKDKYEEHHNVVYTPEAILACVNLTSRYITDRFLPDKAIDAMDEAGSRVYIKNMKVPTEIIDFEKKIEDIKEMKQKAVKAQDYLEARKLKDEEERLQMELNSAQEKWDKDVKEKKETVTEENVAEVVSMMSGVPVTKVGKNELDKLAQMDDKLNGKVIGQEDAVKKVVKAIQRNRAGLKDPNRPIGTFIFLGTTGVGKTELAKVMARELFESDESLIRIDMSEYMEKFAVSRLVGAPPGYVGYEEGGQLTEAVRRKPYAVVLLDEIEKAHPDVFNILLQILDEGHVTDSLGRKIDFRNTIIILTSNIGTRDLKDFGDGVGFGTSAKKTSTDTRARSTIENALKKAFAPEFLNRIDDIVIFNSLVQDDIKKIIDIELSKLYGRLEKLGYKVELTDEAKDFISEKGWDKDFGARPLKRAIQKYIEDLLAEMLVNKQLSEGETVILDLNDTKDALIGKAPKAKKTTEKSSQS; the protein is encoded by the coding sequence ATGGATTATAAGTTTTCACAAGGTTTGAGCCAGGTGTTCAAACAAAGCAAGAGCGAAGCTAAAAGGCTGAAAAGTGAATTTCTTAATACAGAACACCTACTTTTAGGTATTATAAAGACGGAAAACTCTGCAAAAGAAATCCTACAAAACCTTAATGCGGATTTAACACAAATCAGAAGAAAAATTGAAACTTTAAATACAACAAGTCTAAATCCTATTTCTGAAGAGGTTACCAATATTTCTTTCACCAAGATGGCAGATCATGCAATCAAACGTGCAGAGCTGGAATGCCGGCAATATAAAAGCAATGAAATTAATACCGTTCATCTGCTTTTAGGTATTCTTTATAAATATGAGGATCCTACTTCAAATATTTTGGGTGCTTATGACATCGACTATGAAGGAGTTTCAAGGGAGTACCAGACCATGCTTAAAAATTCCGGGCAGGCACCACAGATGAGTGCTTATGACGATGATGATGAAAGAGAGGATTTTGAGCAGATGAGAAAGCCATCAGGAAATTTAGGATCTGCTAAAAGTAAAACGCCAACACTGGATAACTTTGGTAGAGATTTAACTTCTTTGGCAAGAGATGGAAAACTGGACCCTGTGATTGGCCGTGAAAAAGAAATTGAGCGAGTTTCTCAGATCTTATCACGAAGAAAAAAGAACAACCCTTTACTTATCGGTGAGCCTGGAGTTGGTAAATCTGCAATTGCAGAAGGTCTGGCTTTAAGAATTCAGCAGAAGAAAGTGTCAAGAGTTCTTTACGGAAAACGTGTCATTACTTTGGATCTTGCAAGTTTAGTTGCGGGAACGAAATACCGTGGACAGTTTGAAGAAAGAATGAAGGCGATCATGACCGAGCTGGAAAAGAACCGTGATGTAATCTTATTCATTGATGAGCTTCACACCATTGTTGGTGCAGGAAGTTCTACAGGAAGCTTAGATGCATCCAATATGTTCAAACCCGCTTTGGCAAGGGGCGAAATTCAATGCATCGGGGCAACTACTCTTGATGAGTACCGTCAGTACATTGAAAAAGACGGCGCTTTGGAAAGAAGATTCCAGAAAGTGATGGTAGAGCCTACCAATATTGAAGAAACCATTCAGATCCTGAATCAGATTAAAGATAAATATGAGGAGCACCATAATGTAGTGTATACTCCTGAGGCGATTCTGGCGTGTGTCAATTTGACATCAAGATATATTACAGACCGTTTCTTACCGGACAAAGCGATTGATGCTATGGATGAAGCAGGTTCACGTGTTTATATTAAAAACATGAAAGTTCCTACTGAGATTATTGATTTTGAAAAGAAAATCGAAGATATCAAAGAAATGAAGCAGAAAGCTGTAAAAGCCCAGGATTATCTTGAGGCAAGAAAGCTTAAGGACGAAGAGGAACGTCTTCAAATGGAGCTTAATTCTGCTCAGGAGAAGTGGGATAAGGATGTTAAGGAGAAAAAAGAAACTGTAACAGAGGAAAATGTAGCGGAAGTAGTTTCTATGATGAGCGGTGTTCCGGTAACAAAAGTTGGTAAGAATGAGCTTGATAAACTCGCTCAGATGGATGATAAACTGAACGGAAAAGTAATCGGTCAGGAGGATGCTGTGAAGAAAGTCGTTAAGGCTATTCAAAGAAACAGAGCAGGTCTTAAAGATCCAAACCGTCCGATCGGCACATTCATCTTCCTTGGGACAACCGGGGTTGGTAAAACCGAGCTGGCTAAAGTAATGGCACGAGAGCTTTTCGAATCTGATGAATCTCTGATCCGAATTGACATGAGTGAATACATGGAGAAATTTGCAGTTTCAAGATTAGTGGGAGCGCCTCCGGGATACGTAGGATATGAAGAAGGTGGTCAGCTAACAGAAGCTGTGAGAAGAAAACCTTATGCTGTGGTTCTTCTTGATGAGATTGAAAAAGCTCACCCTGATGTATTCAATATCCTGTTGCAAATTTTAGATGAAGGCCACGTTACAGATAGTTTAGGAAGAAAAATTGATTTTAGAAATACAATCATCATCCTTACTTCAAACATCGGAACAAGAGATCTTAAAGATTTCGGAGACGGTGTAGGATTCGGAACTTCAGCGAAAAAGACCAGTACAGACACAAGAGCGAGAAGCACGATTGAAAATGCCCTTAAGAAAGCATTTGCACCGGAATTCTTAAACAGAATTGATGACATTGTGATCTTCAACTCTCTTGTACAGGATGATATCAAGAAAATTATTGATATTGAACTAAGCAAACTTTACGGCAGACTTGAAAAATTAGGCTATAAAGTGGAATTAACTGATGAAGCAAAAGACTTTATCTCTGAAAAAGGATGGGATAAAGATTTTGGTGCAAGACCGTTAAAACGTGCTATCCAGAAATATATTGAAGACTTATTGGCAGAAATGCTGGTAAACAAGCAATTATCTGAAGGAGAAACAGTGATCCTGGATCTTAATGATACCAAAGACGCATTAATCGGAAAGGCGCCAAAAGCAAAAAAGACGACTGAAAAATCTTCTCAATCGTAA
- a CDS encoding uroporphyrinogen decarboxylase, producing the protein MNPELTTYIGYSASIFIVLSFILKDVRKIRIVNMIGCICFVIYGIFNGMLWPVIIPNGLICFIQVYHLLAGKKEG; encoded by the coding sequence ATGAATCCCGAACTTACTACTTATATCGGTTATTCCGCATCAATTTTCATTGTACTGAGTTTCATACTGAAAGATGTAAGAAAAATTAGAATTGTAAATATGATCGGCTGTATTTGCTTTGTCATTTATGGTATTTTCAACGGAATGCTCTGGCCTGTTATTATTCCGAATGGCCTTATCTGTTTTATTCAGGTTTATCATTTGCTGGCCGGAAAGAAGGAAGGATGA
- a CDS encoding glycosyltransferase — MKKKVITSAFSNLYTDQRIEKVCRTLHENGYQIELIGNDWKGAEQMERPYRFSRIHLSSASLKTAYFEFNWKLYHQLKKKADQNTILHANDLDALLPNYLLAKKLNIPLVFDSHEIFSEMPAIQGKMSQKIWRYLEKEIIPKLTFMITASGSYAEWFRKKYGADPVVIQNAPKKLDFTMEIPNNDPKVFLYQGAINPFRGIDKAILAMHHLDGVVFKIAGDGPRKKEYEDLVLKEKLQDKVQFLGKLKPENLRNITVTADVGMSIEENGGESYLYSLPNKVLDCIQSRVPLVLANLPEMQNIKSRFDVGEIIKDHTPENIAAAVKKVLHKGRKNYLPELDKASDSLCWENEEIKLLEVFENASK, encoded by the coding sequence ATGAAAAAAAAGGTAATTACTTCTGCCTTCAGTAATTTATATACGGATCAGCGTATCGAAAAGGTATGCAGGACTCTCCATGAAAACGGCTACCAGATTGAACTAATCGGAAACGATTGGAAGGGAGCAGAGCAGATGGAACGTCCTTACCGGTTTTCACGTATTCATTTGTCTTCTGCAAGTTTAAAAACTGCTTATTTTGAATTCAATTGGAAACTATACCATCAGCTAAAGAAAAAGGCGGATCAAAATACCATTCTTCACGCTAATGATCTGGATGCCCTGCTTCCGAATTATCTTCTTGCGAAAAAGCTGAATATTCCTTTGGTTTTTGACAGTCATGAAATTTTTTCAGAAATGCCTGCAATTCAGGGCAAAATGTCACAAAAAATATGGCGTTATTTAGAAAAAGAGATCATTCCTAAGCTTACCTTTATGATCACAGCAAGCGGAAGTTATGCAGAATGGTTCCGTAAAAAGTATGGTGCAGATCCTGTTGTGATTCAGAATGCTCCCAAAAAGCTAGATTTTACAATGGAAATTCCAAATAATGATCCTAAAGTATTTTTATATCAGGGAGCAATTAATCCTTTTCGGGGAATTGATAAAGCAATTCTTGCGATGCATCATCTTGATGGGGTAGTATTCAAAATAGCCGGCGATGGACCGAGAAAAAAAGAGTACGAGGATTTGGTGCTTAAAGAAAAACTTCAGGACAAAGTTCAGTTTTTGGGTAAATTAAAGCCGGAAAATCTTAGAAATATAACAGTAACTGCCGATGTTGGAATGAGTATCGAAGAGAATGGGGGAGAAAGCTACCTTTACTCACTTCCGAATAAGGTTTTAGACTGTATTCAGTCAAGAGTACCGCTGGTGCTCGCCAATCTTCCTGAAATGCAGAATATTAAAAGCCGGTTTGATGTAGGAGAAATTATTAAAGATCATACACCGGAAAATATTGCAGCAGCAGTGAAAAAAGTTCTCCATAAAGGAAGGAAAAACTATCTTCCGGAACTGGATAAAGCATCAGATAGCCTGTGCTGGGAAAATGAAGAAATAAAACTACTGGAAGTTTTTGAAAACGCATCAAAATAA
- a CDS encoding SufE family protein: MTIKEKQQEIIDEFAFLDDWEQKYEYIIDLGKELKGLSEDKKTDDNLIKGCQSKVWIDAEFKDGKLFFDADSDGILPKGIVSLLVSIYSGHSTQEILDSDFEFISEIGLQEFLSPSRANGLMAMTKQIKFYAVAYQLKS, encoded by the coding sequence ATGACCATTAAAGAAAAACAGCAAGAGATAATTGACGAATTTGCGTTTCTTGATGACTGGGAGCAGAAATATGAATATATTATTGATCTTGGAAAAGAGCTGAAGGGGCTTTCGGAAGATAAGAAAACAGATGATAACCTGATCAAAGGCTGCCAGAGTAAGGTATGGATTGATGCTGAATTCAAAGATGGGAAACTCTTTTTTGATGCCGATTCAGATGGGATCCTTCCAAAAGGAATTGTTTCTCTGTTGGTCAGTATTTATAGCGGTCATTCAACGCAGGAGATTTTAGATTCTGATTTTGAATTCATTTCGGAAATCGGACTTCAGGAATTTCTTTCGCCATCCAGAGCGAACGGATTAATGGCAATGACCAAACAGATCAAATTTTACGCAGTCGCTTATCAGCTGAAATCATAG
- a CDS encoding glycosyltransferase family 9 protein has translation MTRILAYRFSAFGDVAMTAPVFREFLEQNPDVEIVMVSRKNFESLFTDIPNVTFKGINLDDYKGFFGLNRLANELVKEFNPDFIANLHDVIRTKVLDKIYRRKGLKVFKINKGKEEKEELTDVWNLNKVQLKRTVERYADVFRQMGFKVELSNKLRPTPGQKSGIGFAPFAQHKGKMLPLEKSFELARILAQKHTIYFFGGGKKETETLEKWETEIPNTKSLSGKLSLSEELQKISELELMISMDSANMHLASLMGTRCVSIWGATHPYAGFLGFGQSEDDVVQMTDLTCRPCSVFGDKECYRGDWACLEELNIQKIVKAVNL, from the coding sequence GTGACCAGAATTTTAGCATATCGTTTTTCCGCTTTTGGTGATGTCGCGATGACAGCGCCCGTTTTCAGGGAGTTTCTGGAGCAGAATCCGGATGTGGAAATTGTTATGGTTTCCAGAAAGAATTTTGAAAGCCTGTTTACGGATATTCCGAATGTGACCTTTAAAGGAATTAATCTTGATGATTATAAAGGGTTCTTTGGTCTGAACAGACTGGCAAATGAACTTGTAAAAGAATTTAACCCTGATTTTATAGCCAATCTTCATGATGTGATCAGAACCAAAGTTCTGGATAAGATTTACAGAAGAAAAGGTTTAAAAGTATTTAAAATAAACAAAGGCAAAGAGGAAAAAGAAGAACTTACAGATGTTTGGAATTTAAATAAGGTTCAGCTAAAAAGAACAGTTGAACGTTATGCAGATGTTTTCCGCCAAATGGGTTTCAAAGTTGAGCTTTCCAATAAGCTTAGACCAACACCGGGACAGAAATCAGGAATAGGCTTTGCGCCTTTCGCCCAGCATAAAGGAAAAATGCTTCCTCTGGAAAAATCGTTTGAACTGGCCAGAATCCTGGCTCAAAAACATACGATATATTTCTTTGGAGGTGGGAAAAAAGAAACCGAAACCCTTGAAAAATGGGAAACTGAAATCCCAAATACCAAAAGCCTTTCAGGAAAACTTAGCCTTTCAGAAGAACTTCAAAAAATCTCTGAACTTGAATTGATGATCTCAATGGATTCTGCCAATATGCACCTTGCCAGCCTTATGGGAACAAGATGTGTCTCGATATGGGGAGCAACACATCCTTATGCGGGGTTTTTAGGCTTCGGACAGAGCGAAGACGATGTGGTTCAGATGACAGACCTTACCTGTAGACCTTGTTCTGTTTTTGGGGACAAAGAGTGCTACCGGGGAGACTGGGCCTGTCTTGAGGAACTTAATATTCAGAAAATCGTAAAGGCAGTTAATCTTTAA
- a CDS encoding folylpolyglutamate synthase/dihydrofolate synthase family protein gives MTIEQYQEAVDWLFIQAPNYQTDGQKAYKPGLENITRLCTFFGNPQEKIRCIHIGGTNGKGSSSNMLASVLQEEGYKVGLYNSPHLIDFTERIKVNGKNCDKKFVFEFIQKLKTLPEDILPSFFEFTTIMAFEYFYQQGVDFAVIEVGLGGRLDSTNIITPLISTITNVQLDHQNILGDTIEEIAAEKAGIIKYHIPIISGDDNDTVKNIIRQKANQENAPFIDATAIKSDLTSDLKGNYQQKNIRVVVAMIEELKKISIHVSAENIEKGLLHVHQNTGFIGRWFEFSKDPLTICDTGHNQAGLEYVFSQLNSINRHKHVILGFVNDKNIDEVMALLPENSEFYFAKPSINRGRHPEDYENLLQEAKISYKIFDSVQEAYLSAKERCTNEEMIFIGGSNFVVGEFLEKNLEISE, from the coding sequence ATGACAATCGAACAATACCAAGAAGCGGTAGACTGGCTTTTCATTCAGGCTCCGAATTATCAGACAGACGGACAAAAGGCTTACAAACCTGGATTAGAAAACATTACAAGGCTATGCACCTTCTTTGGAAACCCTCAGGAGAAGATAAGATGCATCCATATCGGAGGCACAAACGGTAAAGGATCTTCAAGCAATATGCTGGCATCAGTTCTTCAAGAAGAAGGCTATAAAGTTGGTCTGTATAATTCTCCTCATCTTATAGATTTTACGGAACGCATCAAAGTCAACGGAAAAAACTGCGATAAAAAATTTGTCTTTGAGTTTATTCAAAAACTGAAAACCCTCCCTGAAGACATACTTCCCTCCTTTTTTGAATTTACAACCATCATGGCTTTTGAATATTTTTATCAGCAGGGAGTAGATTTTGCCGTTATTGAAGTGGGTCTTGGGGGAAGACTGGATTCAACCAATATCATTACACCTTTGATTTCTACAATCACCAATGTACAGCTGGATCATCAGAATATCTTAGGAGACACAATTGAGGAAATTGCAGCAGAAAAAGCAGGAATTATCAAGTATCACATTCCAATTATTTCCGGAGATGACAATGATACCGTAAAAAATATTATCCGGCAGAAGGCCAACCAGGAAAATGCACCATTTATAGACGCCACTGCAATAAAGTCTGACCTTACTTCAGATCTTAAAGGAAATTATCAGCAGAAAAACATCCGTGTTGTTGTGGCTATGATTGAAGAGCTGAAGAAAATAAGCATCCATGTTTCTGCAGAAAATATAGAAAAAGGACTGCTCCACGTGCATCAAAACACCGGATTTATCGGACGCTGGTTTGAGTTTTCAAAAGATCCGCTTACCATTTGTGATACCGGACACAATCAAGCAGGTCTTGAGTATGTATTTTCACAATTGAATTCTATTAATCGTCACAAACATGTTATTCTGGGTTTTGTGAATGATAAAAATATCGATGAAGTAATGGCTCTTCTTCCCGAAAATTCAGAATTTTATTTTGCGAAACCGTCTATTAACAGGGGAAGACATCCGGAAGATTATGAAAATCTGCTTCAGGAAGCAAAAATTTCTTATAAAATTTTCGACTCAGTACAGGAAGCATATCTTTCTGCAAAAGAGCGATGTACAAATGAAGAAATGATTTTTATAGGAGGCAGTAACTTTGTAGTTGGAGAATTTTTAGAAAAAAATTTGGAGATTTCTGAATAA
- a CDS encoding TolC family protein has product MKKGWIIVFGLSCLGLSAQKKWSLRECVDYAVEHNLQVIQNQYSKQIQDSNLQIARNQYLPSVSGSMSNSVSFGQTSFGTGSLRNDRFSNSANLGADILLYNNGRLEKTIRKTQFDVEASQYDVETIKNDISLQIAQQYLTTLLNKEIVKISESAVENAQKQYDRAKITTQVGTTAQTILAEAEAALAREKQNKKTAEINVGRSLFAMAQLLQLPDYKDFDIEYVEVPDQLEPQLKSVDEVLTTAFENQPQVKAAESRINSAIAQTEVSKTAFWPTLTGSVGIGSFYNNLLTTNITGVDEAGNLVMERNLFGQYKDNFGQQASISLNVPIFNKGITKLQVEQAKINESVAKITLEQQKQTVRQNVQKAQFDVDANYETFLSAAETEKSTKLALDFADKSYAAGRSTIYDVNVARNNYANAQGSVAQAKYNYLFSLKLLNFYSGIPLTL; this is encoded by the coding sequence ATGAAAAAAGGTTGGATTATCGTTTTTGGATTAAGCTGTCTGGGGCTAAGCGCTCAGAAGAAATGGTCCTTAAGAGAATGTGTAGACTATGCCGTGGAACATAATCTTCAGGTTATCCAAAATCAATATTCTAAACAGATCCAGGATTCTAATCTTCAAATAGCAAGAAATCAGTATCTGCCTTCGGTGTCCGGAAGCATGTCTAACAGTGTAAGTTTTGGGCAGACTTCATTTGGAACAGGAAGTTTAAGGAATGACCGATTCAGTAACAGTGCTAATTTAGGAGCAGATATTTTACTGTATAATAACGGAAGACTGGAGAAAACGATCAGGAAAACTCAGTTTGATGTAGAAGCCAGCCAATATGATGTAGAAACGATTAAAAATGATATTTCCCTGCAGATTGCACAGCAATATCTTACAACACTGCTGAATAAAGAAATTGTAAAAATATCGGAAAGTGCCGTTGAAAATGCACAAAAACAATACGACAGGGCAAAAATAACAACGCAGGTCGGAACTACCGCTCAAACTATTCTGGCGGAAGCAGAAGCAGCATTGGCGAGAGAGAAGCAAAATAAGAAAACAGCTGAAATTAATGTTGGCAGAAGTCTTTTTGCCATGGCACAGCTCTTACAGCTTCCTGACTATAAGGATTTTGATATTGAATATGTAGAAGTGCCGGATCAATTGGAACCCCAGTTAAAATCGGTGGACGAAGTTCTTACTACAGCTTTTGAAAATCAGCCTCAGGTAAAAGCGGCAGAAAGCAGGATTAATTCTGCAATAGCGCAAACAGAAGTGAGCAAGACTGCTTTTTGGCCTACACTTACGGGAAGTGTGGGAATAGGAAGTTTTTATAATAATCTTCTAACTACAAACATAACGGGAGTGGATGAGGCAGGTAATCTTGTAATGGAAAGAAATTTATTCGGTCAGTATAAAGATAATTTTGGACAGCAGGCCAGTATTTCACTTAATGTTCCTATTTTCAATAAGGGAATTACCAAGCTGCAGGTAGAGCAGGCTAAAATCAATGAAAGTGTAGCTAAGATTACTCTTGAGCAGCAGAAACAGACCGTAAGACAGAATGTACAGAAGGCGCAGTTTGATGTAGATGCCAATTATGAAACCTTTCTTTCTGCGGCAGAAACAGAAAAAAGTACAAAGCTGGCCCTGGATTTTGCTGATAAGAGCTATGCGGCAGGAAGAAGCACCATTTATGACGTCAATGTAGCAAGAAATAATTACGCCAATGCTCAGGGTTCAGTAGCTCAGGCAAAATATAATTATCTTTTTAGCCTTAAACTGCTGAACTTCTATTCGGGAATTCCATTAACTTTGTAG
- a CDS encoding SprT-like domain-containing protein encodes MSIKSLEKYLPQNTHKYLRIWFADHFIHIKVTRGRNSKLGDYRKLPDHSHEITVNSTLTPPLFFFVLTHELAHLIAFEKYGRRISPHGNEWKETFRNMLLESLEVYDEDLRPIIIRFSKSPKANFMASPDLVRYFHTEKQDDSLYFIEELEKGEFFIYRNEKYLLEGLIKKNYLCKNLATGRKYSFKPLARVEKCRQEC; translated from the coding sequence ATGTCTATCAAGTCATTAGAAAAATATTTACCTCAAAATACCCATAAATACCTAAGAATCTGGTTTGCGGATCACTTTATTCATATAAAAGTCACACGCGGTAGAAATTCTAAGCTGGGAGATTACAGAAAACTGCCTGATCACTCCCACGAAATTACCGTCAATTCAACCCTGACGCCTCCGCTTTTTTTCTTTGTGCTTACGCATGAGCTGGCTCATCTTATTGCTTTTGAAAAATATGGACGAAGAATATCACCGCACGGGAATGAGTGGAAGGAGACGTTCAGGAATATGCTTCTTGAAAGTCTTGAGGTGTATGATGAGGATCTGAGGCCCATCATCATTCGGTTTTCGAAATCGCCAAAAGCCAATTTCATGGCAAGTCCGGATCTTGTAAGATATTTTCATACTGAAAAACAGGATGATAGCCTATATTTCATTGAAGAGCTTGAAAAAGGAGAATTTTTTATATATCGAAACGAAAAGTATTTATTAGAAGGACTGATTAAAAAAAACTATCTTTGTAAGAATCTGGCTACAGGAAGAAAGTATTCTTTCAAGCCTTTGGCTAGGGTTGAAAAATGTAGGCAAGAATGTTAA
- a CDS encoding mannose-1-phosphate guanylyltransferase → MLKSDRYCVIMAGGIGSRFWPMSTQKFPKQFQDILGTGRTMIQQTYDRISRIIPKEQIFVITNKEYVALSHQQLPEIPEENIVGEPLMKNTAACNLYMANKIAEINPDATMIVLPADHLILKEDVFLEKVELAFDLAAKQDYLVTLGITPTRPDTGYGYIQFVEKKGSDYFKVKTFTEKPILEIAQSFLESGDFLWNAGIFIWNVKSIHHAFELYLPEMMQHFMACEYNSDKENSCIETIYPKVQKISIDNGILEKAKNVYVIPSDLGWSDLGTWTSVYENTEKDKNDNAVKLKHFLNYNSNGNLIRLKNNNKAVIIDGLKDFIIVDTDKALLICPRDNDQLIKDYVLDLKSFKKGDKFM, encoded by the coding sequence ATGTTAAAATCAGATAGATACTGTGTCATCATGGCGGGCGGAATCGGGAGCCGGTTCTGGCCAATGAGTACACAAAAATTTCCAAAACAGTTTCAGGATATTTTAGGAACAGGGCGTACCATGATTCAGCAGACTTATGACAGAATCAGCCGTATCATTCCTAAAGAACAGATATTCGTAATCACGAATAAAGAATATGTTGCGCTTTCCCACCAGCAGCTTCCGGAAATTCCTGAAGAAAATATTGTCGGCGAGCCTCTGATGAAAAATACAGCTGCCTGCAATCTGTATATGGCCAACAAGATTGCAGAAATTAATCCGGATGCAACGATGATTGTACTTCCGGCAGATCATCTGATTTTAAAGGAAGATGTATTTCTGGAGAAAGTAGAACTGGCTTTTGATCTTGCAGCAAAACAGGACTATCTGGTAACTCTCGGAATTACGCCTACAAGACCTGATACGGGCTACGGATATATTCAGTTTGTAGAAAAGAAAGGATCGGATTATTTTAAAGTAAAAACCTTTACAGAAAAGCCTATTCTTGAAATTGCCCAGAGCTTTTTGGAAAGCGGGGACTTCCTGTGGAATGCAGGGATTTTTATTTGGAATGTAAAAAGTATCCATCACGCTTTTGAACTTTATCTTCCTGAGATGATGCAGCATTTCATGGCTTGTGAGTATAATTCTGATAAGGAAAACAGCTGTATTGAAACCATTTATCCTAAAGTTCAGAAAATTTCTATTGATAACGGGATTCTGGAAAAAGCAAAAAATGTATATGTAATTCCTTCCGATCTCGGATGGAGTGACTTAGGAACCTGGACATCCGTCTATGAAAATACTGAAAAAGATAAAAATGATAATGCTGTAAAACTAAAGCATTTTCTTAATTATAATTCCAATGGAAATCTTATCCGACTGAAAAATAATAACAAAGCTGTCATTATAGACGGCCTTAAAGATTTTATTATTGTCGACACTGATAAAGCCCTGCTGATATGCCCTCGGGACAACGATCAGCTGATTAAAGACTATGTTCTTGACCTGAAAAGTTTCAAGAAAGGAGATAAATTCATGTAA
- a CDS encoding GNAT family N-acetyltransferase: MSLKNHPNGSKVYETERLILQPMSVDDKEFIFELYNRPKFIRYIGERGIKTLSDAENYILNRFLPQFDKLGYGNYLVVTKDKGDKIGGVGIFEREGLDVVDIGFSLLEEFEGKGYAYEAAQKVKSIGMDDFGLKKISAITSKDNFSSQKLIEKLGLKFKNYVTLPNEDEELMYYETE, from the coding sequence ATGAGCCTAAAAAATCACCCAAACGGAAGTAAGGTCTACGAAACGGAACGACTGATCCTTCAGCCTATGTCTGTGGATGACAAAGAGTTTATTTTTGAGCTGTATAACAGGCCTAAATTCATCAGATACATTGGCGAACGGGGTATAAAAACACTTTCCGATGCAGAAAACTATATTCTGAACAGGTTTCTTCCGCAATTCGATAAATTGGGATATGGTAACTATTTAGTTGTTACAAAAGATAAAGGAGACAAAATAGGGGGCGTAGGAATCTTTGAAAGGGAAGGACTGGATGTTGTGGATATAGGATTTTCCCTGCTGGAAGAATTTGAAGGTAAAGGATATGCTTATGAAGCAGCACAGAAAGTAAAATCTATCGGAATGGATGATTTCGGTTTAAAAAAGATCTCTGCCATTACTTCAAAAGATAATTTCTCCTCACAGAAACTGATTGAAAAACTAGGCCTGAAGTTTAAGAACTATGTTACCCTTCCTAACGAAGATGAGGAGTTGATGTATTATGAAACAGAATAA
- the bcp gene encoding thioredoxin-dependent thiol peroxidase, with the protein MLKVGDKLPEFEGTNQDGEIITSSKLIGKKLVIFFYPQANTPTCTVEACNLSDNYSKLKKAGFQLLGVSGDTIKKQKNFHSKFEFPYDLIADESHNIIEKFGVWQEKKTFGKTYMGIVRTTFIFDENGICSRVIEKVTSKTAAEQILE; encoded by the coding sequence ATGCTGAAAGTTGGAGATAAATTACCTGAATTTGAAGGAACAAATCAGGACGGGGAAATCATTACCTCATCAAAATTGATCGGGAAGAAATTGGTTATTTTCTTTTACCCGCAGGCCAATACACCTACCTGTACCGTGGAGGCATGCAACCTGAGCGATAATTATTCAAAGCTTAAGAAAGCTGGATTTCAGCTGCTGGGAGTAAGTGGAGACACTATAAAAAAGCAGAAAAATTTCCACAGCAAATTTGAATTCCCTTACGATCTTATTGCTGATGAAAGCCACAATATCATTGAAAAATTCGGTGTTTGGCAGGAGAAAAAGACTTTCGGAAAAACCTATATGGGAATTGTAAGAACAACGTTTATTTTTGATGAGAACGGAATTTGTTCAAGAGTGATAGAAAAAGTTACTTCAAAGACTGCTGCAGAGCAGATATTAGAGTAA